One Myxococcus guangdongensis DNA segment encodes these proteins:
- a CDS encoding sigma-70 family RNA polymerase sigma factor has product MDEEIRRAREFESHRTHLRAVAYRMLGSVSEAEDAVQESWLHLSRADTHDVVNPRGWLTTVVARVCLDFLRTRNSRREESEDLHGVSRLESVPAASDPEQESLMADSVGVALLVVLDALSPPERIAFVLHDMFSLSFDDIGPIVGRTATATRQLASRARRRVHGAALSPDADLSRQRELVAAFHAAARGGDLEALLAVLDPNVVARTDARVLPPGAPREVRGATFVARQATIASARARFTQLALIDGQVGLVIAPSGRLVSVLRFTVEGGRVVAIESIFDPERLRQLEVTVFPS; this is encoded by the coding sequence ATGGACGAAGAAATTCGGCGAGCCAGGGAGTTCGAGTCCCACCGGACACACCTTCGGGCCGTGGCGTACCGGATGCTGGGCTCGGTGAGCGAGGCGGAGGACGCGGTCCAGGAGTCCTGGCTCCACCTGAGTCGGGCGGACACCCACGATGTGGTCAATCCCCGAGGCTGGCTGACGACGGTGGTGGCGCGGGTGTGCCTGGACTTCCTGCGCACCCGCAACTCCCGCCGCGAGGAGTCCGAGGACCTCCACGGGGTCTCCCGGCTGGAGAGCGTGCCCGCCGCGAGCGACCCGGAGCAGGAGTCGCTGATGGCGGACTCGGTGGGCGTGGCGCTGCTGGTGGTGCTGGACGCGCTCAGTCCTCCGGAGCGCATCGCCTTCGTGCTGCACGACATGTTCTCGCTGTCGTTCGATGACATCGGGCCCATCGTGGGACGCACGGCGACGGCGACGCGGCAGCTGGCCAGCCGGGCCCGGCGTCGGGTCCACGGCGCCGCGCTCTCTCCGGACGCGGACCTGAGCCGGCAGCGGGAGCTGGTCGCGGCCTTCCATGCGGCGGCGCGGGGCGGGGACCTGGAGGCGCTGCTCGCGGTGCTGGACCCGAACGTGGTGGCGCGCACGGATGCGCGGGTGTTGCCACCCGGGGCGCCGCGAGAGGTCCGGGGCGCGACGTTCGTGGCCCGTCAGGCCACCATCGCTTCGGCGCGTGCTCGCTTCACGCAGCTCGCGCTCATCGATGGACAGGTGGGGCTGGTCATCGCTCCCTCGGGCCGGCTGGTCTCCGTGCTGCGCTTCACGGTGGAGGGGGGGCGCGTGGTGGCCATCGAGTCCATCTTCGACCCGGAGCGCCTGCGGCAGCTCGAGGTGACGGTGTTCCCCAGTTGA
- a CDS encoding carboxymuconolactone decarboxylase family protein, with the protein MNSRMKNPAMVVPEAMHALMALAKATSKGGVPQKTLDLVHLRASQINGCSVCVDMHPRTARKAGESEERLFAVSAWRDTPYFTDAERAALALTECVTRLSDRSDAVPDDVWQEAARHYDETALGTLVMSIGLVNLWNRLNAATRQRVDPNARW; encoded by the coding sequence ATGAACTCCCGCATGAAGAACCCCGCGATGGTCGTCCCCGAGGCCATGCACGCGCTGATGGCGCTCGCCAAGGCGACGAGCAAGGGCGGCGTGCCGCAGAAGACGCTGGACCTGGTCCACCTGCGCGCCAGTCAGATCAACGGCTGCTCCGTCTGCGTGGACATGCACCCGCGCACGGCCCGGAAGGCCGGCGAGAGCGAGGAGCGACTGTTCGCCGTCTCCGCCTGGCGCGACACGCCCTACTTCACCGACGCCGAGCGCGCCGCGCTGGCGCTCACCGAGTGCGTCACCCGCTTGAGCGATCGCTCGGACGCGGTGCCCGACGACGTCTGGCAGGAGGCGGCCCGGCACTACGACGAGACGGCGCTGGGCACGCTCGTGATGTCCATCGGGCTGGTCAACCTCTGGAACCGCCTCAACGCGGCGACGCGCCAGCGGGTGGACCCGAACGCCCGCTGGTAG